From Xiphophorus hellerii strain 12219 chromosome 9, Xiphophorus_hellerii-4.1, whole genome shotgun sequence, a single genomic window includes:
- the cracd gene encoding capping protein inhibiting regulator of actin dynamics isoform X1, producing the protein MTAPDEWIKTSDLFTTQRQIAQGIKFGQKPPSLRKSEGDEGSSDEEEVPRSPLQVLAQVEAEPPKMEPKVQGAQSFAQHGTPVKSPRSKRVLPPTGTIESINLDAVPQSVTRLDNTAAKHKLSVKPKNQRISRKHRRFTLDLQEVSIPGVMQEELEAADQRRASLESSKESLKKQRFYEEEILEARRTREMEEQQFREEMEERKKRVEELRMRELQEERSRKKQQEEQEKRMREEAERRRKEEEEQKRVREEEEKRKQEEAARQREEEDRRMKEEEERRRREEAERRKREEEERKMREEAERLRREEEERRIRAEEERRKQEEERRKQEARQWREEEDRRRLEEQKQMEEEERKRHEEEEKRKQEEEAARRQRDIEAEKRKKQEAERKKKEEQKLRLRETEQKKRLELEEQKKMLTEEGAGITDEQEKKRRAEEQRWREMEERQRPFSFKVSSGEKQILFQKVNLTPVTPAASHQGTADADQRERATASFQEGKDSPNLPASPYVPHTAILVTGAQLCGTAVNLDQIKDTACKSLLGLGEERKAQGTSSATGKSSPDRKSGKTKSLSESSVSPDESSAAVLAEWASIRSKIFKGVEDGKYDEYQDPPSRNQPQLSGDEQPPFAHTNLRKTMSASAKFSIIPAKKKFGDSNRNSEVFSTDHKDGGGEEAARSDSPTAGSQSPTVKPHTRTSKSVRIVERGSEECMFAKDLPSFLVPSPGDRPEGSEVKSRLQNKTEEGETQGQDGEDNPSPFGIKLRRTNYSLRFHSEQSTEKRKKRYSAGDSFDGVPSPLTPIEPDSDASSVFSDKSSPTSPQKEGAVSKYLHASASPAMSRGKLGKPTSPVPHNEGEKVLSKPPLYRRPTPSPKPSGATPTPPPSPLPKVAHGFPCEEAIQRTGSPDLSVQDQASRSEDPSAVTQLHRGSHSNVHLEEEPKEKRSFFPSINIPWREKADRKAELIRREKPSLQARHSLDSARVQEKEAGPLWITLALQKQKGFREQQQTREDRRSQREAKLAEKHAREKDSVALVSPTDGRESGGTSPSSKPQTPEEPKRPDSLLGRFERRDPLKKASTLPSSVTVEISDSTPSPPAVKDVSKRFPSSDSPQVSTEPAWLALAKRKAKAWSDCPQIIK; encoded by the exons ATGACTGCTCCGGATGAGTGGATTAAAACATCGGACTTATTCACCACACAGAGGCAGATCGCACAAGGTATAAAGTTCGGCCAGAAGCCTCCTTCTCTTCGAAAAAGTGAGGGGGATGAGGGAAGCTCAGATGAGGAAGAGGTTCCCCGAAGCCCTCTGCAGGTTTTGGCCCAGGTAGAAGCTGAGCCGCCCAAAATGGAACCGAAG GTCCAAGGAGCTCAATCATTTGCGCAGCACGGCACGCCAGTGAAGTCCCCGAGGTCCAAACGGGTCCTCCCACCAACCGGTACCATTGAGTCCATCAATCTAGATGCCGTCCCCCAGTCTGTCACTCGCCTGGACAACACCGCCGCCAAGCATAAGCTCTCCGTCAAACCGAAAAACCAGAGGATTTCCCGCAAACACCGGCGGTTCACACTG GATCTCCAGGAGGTGTCCATTCCTGGAGTCatgcaggaggagctggaggcaGCCGACCAGCGCAGAGCATCTCTGGAGTCCTCCAAGGAAAGCTTGAAGAAGCAGAGATTCTACGAGGAGGAAATACTGGAGGCCAGGAGAACGAGGGAGATGGAGGAGCAACAGTTCAGAGAGGAaatggaggagaggaagaagagggtGGAGGAGCTGAGGATGCGTGAACTGCAGGAAGAGAGGAGTCGCAAGAAGCAACAGGAGGAACAAGAGAAGAGGATGCGagaggaggcagagaggaggaggaaagaagaggaggaacaaAAGAGAgtcagagaagaagaggaaaaacgtAAGCAAGAAGAGGCAGCAAGacaaagagaggaggaagatAGAAGAatgaaagaagaggaagaacgGAGGAGGCGCGAGGAggctgaaagaagaaaaagagaggaggaggaaagaaagatgagggaggaagcagagaggctgaggagagaggaggaggaaagaagGATCAGGGCAGAGGAAGAAAGGaggaagcaggaggaggaaaggaGAAAGCAAGAAGCGCGTCAATGGCGAGAGGAAGAAGATAGGAGGCGACTGGAAGAGCAAAAGCaaatggaggaagaggaaaggaagagacacgaggaggaagaaaagaggaagcAAGAAGAGGAGGCGGCAAGGAGGCAACGGGACATTGAGGCAGAGAAGCgcaaaaagcaggaagcagaaaggaagaaaaaagaggagCAGAAACTGAGGCTGAGGGAGACGGAGCAAAAGAAACGGCTGGAACtggaggagcagaagaagatgCTGACTGAAGAGGGCGCTGGGATCACTGATGAACAAGAGAAGAAGCGGCGAGCCGAGGAGCAGCGCTGGAGGGAGATGGAAGAGCGACAGAGACCCTTTTCCTTCAAGGTTTCCTCTGGAGAGAAACAGATTCTCTTCCAGAAGGTAAATCTGACCCCTGTTACACCAGCCGCCAGCCATCAGGGCACTGCGGACGCTGATCAAAGGGAAAGAGCTACGGCTTCCTTCCAGGAAGGTAAAGACTCCCCCAACCTGCCGGCATCTCCATATGTCCCCCACACAGCTATCCTGGTGACAGGGGCCCAGCTCTGCGGGACAGCTGTCAATTTAGACCAGATCAAAGACACCGCATGCAAGTCCCTACTGGGTTTGGGAGAGGAAAGAAAGGCCCAAGGAACATCTTCCGCAACGGGCAAGAGCTCACCAGACCGCAAATCTGGAAAAACCAAGTCTCTCAGTGAGTCTTCGGTCTCCCCGGATGAGTCGAGTGCAGCCGTGCTGGCGGAGTGGGCGAGTATCCGCTCAAAGATATTTAAGGGGGTCGAGGATGGGAAGTACGATGAGTACCAGGATCCTCCGAGCAGGAATCAGCCTCAGCTCAGCGGCGACGAGCAGCCTCCGTTTGCTCACACCAACCTCAGAAAAACAATGTCCGCCAGTGCCAAGTTCTCCATCATCCCTGCAAAGAAGAAGTTTGGCGACTCAAACAGAAACTCTGAGGTTTTCAGCACAGATCATAaggatggaggaggagaggaagctGCTCGATCTGACAGTCCTACAGCTGGGTCCCAATCTCCAACCGTTAAACCTCACACTCGGACAAGCAAAAGTGTTCGGATTGTAGAGAGAGGCTCAGAGGAGTGCATGTTTGCCAAAGACCTCCCGTCTTTCCTGGTTCCCAGCCCCGGGGACAGACCCGAGGGCTCCGAAGTAAAGAGCCGGCTTCAGAACAAGACGGAGGAGGGGGAGACGCAGGGACAGGACGGTGAGGACAACCCCTCACCTTTTGGAATAAAGCTGAGAAGGACAAACTACTCACTGCGTTTTCACAGCGAACAGTCCACAGAGAAACGGAAGAAACGCTACAGCGCTGGAGACAGCTTCGACGGCGTCCCTTCACCTCTCACTCCAATCGAGCCAGACTCTGACGCATCCTCCGTCTTTTCGGACAAATCAAGTCCCACATCGCCTCAGAAAGAGGGAGCAGTGAGCAAGTATCTTCACGCATCTGCATCTCCTGCCATGTCCCGGGGTAAGCTAGGCAAACCTACTAGCCCCGTCCCACACAACGAAGGAGAGAAAGTCCTATCCAAACCACCGCTCTACAGAAGACCAACACCATCCCCCAAACCCTCCGGAGCCACCCCAACGCCTCCTCCTTCTCCGCTCCCTAAAGTAGCCCACGGGTTCCCCTGTGAGGAAGCAATCCAGAGGACGGGGAGCCCTGATCTATCCGTCCAGGACCAGGCTAGTAGAAGCGAAGACCCATCAGCAGTGACTCAGCTGCACAGAGGCAGCCACAGTAATGTCCATTTAGAGGAGGAGCCGAAGGAGAAGAGGTCTTTCTTCCCCTCCATCAACATCCCTTGGAGAGAGAAGGCAGACAGGAAGGCAGAGCTCATCAGGCGAG AAAAACCTTCCTTACAGGCCAGGCACTCACTGGACAGCGCAAGGGTCCAGGAGAAGGAAGCCGGGCCCTTATGGATTACCCTGGCCCTGCAGAAGCAGAAAGGCTTCAGGGAGCAGCAGCAGACCCGTGAGGATCGTCGAAGCCAAAGAGAGGCCAAGCTAGCAGAGAAGCATGCCAGAGAGAAAGACAGT GTTGCACTGGTGAGTCCTACAGACGGGAGAGAGAGCGGAGGAACCAGTCCTTCCTCCAAGCCTCAGACTCCTGAGGAGCCCAAAAGACCCGACAGCCTGCTGGGACGATTCGAGCGCAGAGATCCGTTAAAAAAGGCCAGCACTTTACCGAGCTCAGTCACAG ttGAAATCTCAGACTCCACGCCGTCGCCACCTGCTGTCAAGGACGTGTCAAAGCGATTCCCCTCCAGCGACTCTCCCCAGGTGTCCACAGAGCCGGCCTGGCTGGCACTAGCGAAACGAAAGGCCAAAGCCTGGAGCGACTGTCCACAGATCATCAAATAA
- the cracd gene encoding capping protein inhibiting regulator of actin dynamics isoform X2 produces MSQENVSDKVRNLQRQIAQGIKFGQKPPSLRKSEGDEGSSDEEEVPRSPLQVLAQVEAEPPKMEPKVQGAQSFAQHGTPVKSPRSKRVLPPTGTIESINLDAVPQSVTRLDNTAAKHKLSVKPKNQRISRKHRRFTLDLQEVSIPGVMQEELEAADQRRASLESSKESLKKQRFYEEEILEARRTREMEEQQFREEMEERKKRVEELRMRELQEERSRKKQQEEQEKRMREEAERRRKEEEEQKRVREEEEKRKQEEAARQREEEDRRMKEEEERRRREEAERRKREEEERKMREEAERLRREEEERRIRAEEERRKQEEERRKQEARQWREEEDRRRLEEQKQMEEEERKRHEEEEKRKQEEEAARRQRDIEAEKRKKQEAERKKKEEQKLRLRETEQKKRLELEEQKKMLTEEGAGITDEQEKKRRAEEQRWREMEERQRPFSFKVSSGEKQILFQKVNLTPVTPAASHQGTADADQRERATASFQEGKDSPNLPASPYVPHTAILVTGAQLCGTAVNLDQIKDTACKSLLGLGEERKAQGTSSATGKSSPDRKSGKTKSLSESSVSPDESSAAVLAEWASIRSKIFKGVEDGKYDEYQDPPSRNQPQLSGDEQPPFAHTNLRKTMSASAKFSIIPAKKKFGDSNRNSEVFSTDHKDGGGEEAARSDSPTAGSQSPTVKPHTRTSKSVRIVERGSEECMFAKDLPSFLVPSPGDRPEGSEVKSRLQNKTEEGETQGQDGEDNPSPFGIKLRRTNYSLRFHSEQSTEKRKKRYSAGDSFDGVPSPLTPIEPDSDASSVFSDKSSPTSPQKEGAVSKYLHASASPAMSRGKLGKPTSPVPHNEGEKVLSKPPLYRRPTPSPKPSGATPTPPPSPLPKVAHGFPCEEAIQRTGSPDLSVQDQASRSEDPSAVTQLHRGSHSNVHLEEEPKEKRSFFPSINIPWREKADRKAELIRREKPSLQARHSLDSARVQEKEAGPLWITLALQKQKGFREQQQTREDRRSQREAKLAEKHAREKDSVALVSPTDGRESGGTSPSSKPQTPEEPKRPDSLLGRFERRDPLKKASTLPSSVTVEISDSTPSPPAVKDVSKRFPSSDSPQVSTEPAWLALAKRKAKAWSDCPQIIK; encoded by the exons ATGTCCCAGGAAAACGTTTCAGATAAAGTTAGGAACCTTCAG AGGCAGATCGCACAAGGTATAAAGTTCGGCCAGAAGCCTCCTTCTCTTCGAAAAAGTGAGGGGGATGAGGGAAGCTCAGATGAGGAAGAGGTTCCCCGAAGCCCTCTGCAGGTTTTGGCCCAGGTAGAAGCTGAGCCGCCCAAAATGGAACCGAAG GTCCAAGGAGCTCAATCATTTGCGCAGCACGGCACGCCAGTGAAGTCCCCGAGGTCCAAACGGGTCCTCCCACCAACCGGTACCATTGAGTCCATCAATCTAGATGCCGTCCCCCAGTCTGTCACTCGCCTGGACAACACCGCCGCCAAGCATAAGCTCTCCGTCAAACCGAAAAACCAGAGGATTTCCCGCAAACACCGGCGGTTCACACTG GATCTCCAGGAGGTGTCCATTCCTGGAGTCatgcaggaggagctggaggcaGCCGACCAGCGCAGAGCATCTCTGGAGTCCTCCAAGGAAAGCTTGAAGAAGCAGAGATTCTACGAGGAGGAAATACTGGAGGCCAGGAGAACGAGGGAGATGGAGGAGCAACAGTTCAGAGAGGAaatggaggagaggaagaagagggtGGAGGAGCTGAGGATGCGTGAACTGCAGGAAGAGAGGAGTCGCAAGAAGCAACAGGAGGAACAAGAGAAGAGGATGCGagaggaggcagagaggaggaggaaagaagaggaggaacaaAAGAGAgtcagagaagaagaggaaaaacgtAAGCAAGAAGAGGCAGCAAGacaaagagaggaggaagatAGAAGAatgaaagaagaggaagaacgGAGGAGGCGCGAGGAggctgaaagaagaaaaagagaggaggaggaaagaaagatgagggaggaagcagagaggctgaggagagaggaggaggaaagaagGATCAGGGCAGAGGAAGAAAGGaggaagcaggaggaggaaaggaGAAAGCAAGAAGCGCGTCAATGGCGAGAGGAAGAAGATAGGAGGCGACTGGAAGAGCAAAAGCaaatggaggaagaggaaaggaagagacacgaggaggaagaaaagaggaagcAAGAAGAGGAGGCGGCAAGGAGGCAACGGGACATTGAGGCAGAGAAGCgcaaaaagcaggaagcagaaaggaagaaaaaagaggagCAGAAACTGAGGCTGAGGGAGACGGAGCAAAAGAAACGGCTGGAACtggaggagcagaagaagatgCTGACTGAAGAGGGCGCTGGGATCACTGATGAACAAGAGAAGAAGCGGCGAGCCGAGGAGCAGCGCTGGAGGGAGATGGAAGAGCGACAGAGACCCTTTTCCTTCAAGGTTTCCTCTGGAGAGAAACAGATTCTCTTCCAGAAGGTAAATCTGACCCCTGTTACACCAGCCGCCAGCCATCAGGGCACTGCGGACGCTGATCAAAGGGAAAGAGCTACGGCTTCCTTCCAGGAAGGTAAAGACTCCCCCAACCTGCCGGCATCTCCATATGTCCCCCACACAGCTATCCTGGTGACAGGGGCCCAGCTCTGCGGGACAGCTGTCAATTTAGACCAGATCAAAGACACCGCATGCAAGTCCCTACTGGGTTTGGGAGAGGAAAGAAAGGCCCAAGGAACATCTTCCGCAACGGGCAAGAGCTCACCAGACCGCAAATCTGGAAAAACCAAGTCTCTCAGTGAGTCTTCGGTCTCCCCGGATGAGTCGAGTGCAGCCGTGCTGGCGGAGTGGGCGAGTATCCGCTCAAAGATATTTAAGGGGGTCGAGGATGGGAAGTACGATGAGTACCAGGATCCTCCGAGCAGGAATCAGCCTCAGCTCAGCGGCGACGAGCAGCCTCCGTTTGCTCACACCAACCTCAGAAAAACAATGTCCGCCAGTGCCAAGTTCTCCATCATCCCTGCAAAGAAGAAGTTTGGCGACTCAAACAGAAACTCTGAGGTTTTCAGCACAGATCATAaggatggaggaggagaggaagctGCTCGATCTGACAGTCCTACAGCTGGGTCCCAATCTCCAACCGTTAAACCTCACACTCGGACAAGCAAAAGTGTTCGGATTGTAGAGAGAGGCTCAGAGGAGTGCATGTTTGCCAAAGACCTCCCGTCTTTCCTGGTTCCCAGCCCCGGGGACAGACCCGAGGGCTCCGAAGTAAAGAGCCGGCTTCAGAACAAGACGGAGGAGGGGGAGACGCAGGGACAGGACGGTGAGGACAACCCCTCACCTTTTGGAATAAAGCTGAGAAGGACAAACTACTCACTGCGTTTTCACAGCGAACAGTCCACAGAGAAACGGAAGAAACGCTACAGCGCTGGAGACAGCTTCGACGGCGTCCCTTCACCTCTCACTCCAATCGAGCCAGACTCTGACGCATCCTCCGTCTTTTCGGACAAATCAAGTCCCACATCGCCTCAGAAAGAGGGAGCAGTGAGCAAGTATCTTCACGCATCTGCATCTCCTGCCATGTCCCGGGGTAAGCTAGGCAAACCTACTAGCCCCGTCCCACACAACGAAGGAGAGAAAGTCCTATCCAAACCACCGCTCTACAGAAGACCAACACCATCCCCCAAACCCTCCGGAGCCACCCCAACGCCTCCTCCTTCTCCGCTCCCTAAAGTAGCCCACGGGTTCCCCTGTGAGGAAGCAATCCAGAGGACGGGGAGCCCTGATCTATCCGTCCAGGACCAGGCTAGTAGAAGCGAAGACCCATCAGCAGTGACTCAGCTGCACAGAGGCAGCCACAGTAATGTCCATTTAGAGGAGGAGCCGAAGGAGAAGAGGTCTTTCTTCCCCTCCATCAACATCCCTTGGAGAGAGAAGGCAGACAGGAAGGCAGAGCTCATCAGGCGAG AAAAACCTTCCTTACAGGCCAGGCACTCACTGGACAGCGCAAGGGTCCAGGAGAAGGAAGCCGGGCCCTTATGGATTACCCTGGCCCTGCAGAAGCAGAAAGGCTTCAGGGAGCAGCAGCAGACCCGTGAGGATCGTCGAAGCCAAAGAGAGGCCAAGCTAGCAGAGAAGCATGCCAGAGAGAAAGACAGT GTTGCACTGGTGAGTCCTACAGACGGGAGAGAGAGCGGAGGAACCAGTCCTTCCTCCAAGCCTCAGACTCCTGAGGAGCCCAAAAGACCCGACAGCCTGCTGGGACGATTCGAGCGCAGAGATCCGTTAAAAAAGGCCAGCACTTTACCGAGCTCAGTCACAG ttGAAATCTCAGACTCCACGCCGTCGCCACCTGCTGTCAAGGACGTGTCAAAGCGATTCCCCTCCAGCGACTCTCCCCAGGTGTCCACAGAGCCGGCCTGGCTGGCACTAGCGAAACGAAAGGCCAAAGCCTGGAGCGACTGTCCACAGATCATCAAATAA